AAAAGCCGGTGTGCGGCACGCTGATGATCACCGGCGAGGGCACGTACAAGGAGAACGCGGCGGACGCCAACGGCGTCATGCAGTCCAATGTGGAGCGACACGCCGAGGTCGAGGTCGCGCTGCGCTGGGGCACCGGCTACGAGCGCACCGTCGAATGCTTCACCAACACCATCCGCAACATGCACGGCGGCACCCACCGGCGCGGGTTCGACCGCGCGGTCACCCGCGCGCTGCAGGACGTGATCGGCAAAACGCGCGGGCTGCTCAAGGCGAAGGAGGACCCGCCGACCACCGAGGACATGCTGGAAGGCATGACCGCGGTGATCCACGTCCGGCTGCCGGAACCGCAGTTCACCTCGCAGACCAAGGACGAGCTGTCCACCGCGGGCATCACGCGCGTCATCCAGGGCATCGTGGACAAGCAGGTGCGCGCCTGGACCGAGGACCGCAAAACCAAGTCCGAGGCCAAGATCGTGCTGCAGAAGGTGGTCGACGCGGCACGCGTGCGGCTCACCCAGAAACAGCAGAAGGACGCTGCCCGGCGCAAAACCGCGCTGGAGGGCGCGGCGATGCCGCCGAAGCTGGTCGACTGCCGCACCACCGGCGTCTCGCGCAGTGAGCTGTTCCTGGTGGAGGGCGACAGCGCGCTCGGCTCGGCGCGAATGGCGCGGGTGTCGGAATACCAGGCGCTGCTGCCGTTGCGCGGCAAGATCCTCAACGTGCAGAAGGCGTCGCTGGGCGACACTTTGAAGAACGCCGAGATCGCGTCGATCGTGCAGGTGCTCGGCGCGGGCACCGGCCGCACGTTCGATCTGTCGACGATGCGCTACGGCCGGGTGATCCTGATGGCCGACGCGGACGTCGACGGTTCGCACATCCGCACGTTGCTGATCACGCTGTTCGCGAAGTACATGCGCCCGGTCATCGAGGACGGCAGGCTGTACGCGGCCATGCCGCCGCTGCACAAGATCACCACGAAGGGCCGCGGTTCGGAGACCGTCTTCACCTTCACCCAGCGCGAGATGGAGCAGAAGGTCGCCGAGCTCCACGCGGCGGGCAAGACGGTCGTCACGCCGGTACCGCGGTTCAAGGGCCTCGGCGAGATGGACGCCGACGAGCTGTGGGAAACCACGATGAACCCGGCGACGCGCTCGGTCCGGCGGATCACGCTCGACGACGTCGAGGCCGCGGAGCTGGCGCTGGAACTGCTGATGGGCGAAAAAGTCGAGCCGAGGCGCAACTGGCTGGTCGAATCGTCCGACCGCGTCGACCGCGACGCCATCGACGTCTGAGTTTTCCGTTCGTTCCCAAGGAGTTGTGAGCCATGGCTCGCCGTAGCAAGACCCCGGTGACCCGGGTCGACCCGAGCGCGTTCGACTCGCCGGGCGCACAGGTCTTCGACAACCCGCTGAAGACGGAGATCGAAGACTCGTACCTGGACTACGCGTACTCGGTGATCCACTCGCGCGCCCTCCCGGACGCGCGAGACGGCCTTAAGCCGGTACACCGCCGGATCCTGTTCTCGATGAACGAGAACGGCTACCGCCCGACGCACGCGTACGTGAAGTCGTCGCGCGTGGTCGGCGATTGCTTCGTGCGCGGTGCGCTGGTGTCAACGCCGGACGGACTGCGGCCGATCGAGTCGATCGAAGTCGGCGACGAAGTACTCGACAGCCTCGGCAACGCCGTGCCGGTCGCCGAGGTCTACGAGAATCCGCCGGCGGAACTGGTGCGCGTCACCTGGTCGAACGGGCACACCATGACCGTCACCCCGGGACAGCGGTTCCGGACGGTCGCCGACGACTCGACATTGACCTGGACAGCGGCGCGCGACCTGACGAGCAGGCTGACGGTCGCTTACGGAAGCCAGCGCCGGGAGAGCATGCCGCTGGGCGGAGACCGCTACCCGTACCTGCTCGGCCTGATCGCCGCCGAAGGGTTCGCCGTCGACCGGAACCGGCCCGCGGACGGGCGGGTCCGGATCCACATGTGCGATCTCGAGCCGCTCGACGCGGTGTACGACTGGGCGAACGCCAACGGGGTGCAGGCGACCCGAGGCGTCCGCGCCGCGGCGAAGCCGGAATGGCGAGACCAGCACACCCTGACGTTCGCCCGGCACGACGGGCTGCTCGCGGCCGGCCGGCCGCTCAGCGATCAGAAGCACGTGCCTGCGCAAGTTCTCGCCGACCGGTCCGCGTGGGCACCGTTCCTCGCCGGTCTTTTCGACGGCGACGGCTACGTCCGGAAGGAACGCCGCGAAATCGTCTATGTCAGCACGAGCGAGCGGCTCGTCCGGCAGGTCTACTCGATGCTCGCGGACCTGGGCGTCCACGGCCACCACTGGAGCAACCCGAAGCAAGACGGCCACAAGACCCTGCTGGGTTTGTCGGTCAGCGGATCGGACGCGGCAGTGCTCGCCCGGTTCCTGCGGCCGTGGACCACGATCGGCTACAAGAAGGACAGTCTCGAAAAGCTCGCCGAAATCGCTTACGAATACGGCGGCAAGCAGGGAAACGACCGGCTGCCCAACAAGGCGGTCATGGCCGAGTTCTCCGCCGCGCATCTGGGCGGCGGCTGGTTCCGGGACACCGAAGGAACCGCGTTCCGTGCTTCGCTTTCGCCCGTGACCGGAGCCCAAGTCCGCTACGGCAAGGACCAGCACGGCACGGCGCTGGCCGACCGCTCGTTCCCGCTTTCCCGGGCGCACCAAGACGGTTGGATCGAGAAGCTGCGCCGCATCGGCTCACCGCTGGCCGACCGGCTCGACGCGCTGAACGGGTTCTCGTTCCTCGAAGTGGTCGCGGTGGAACCGGTCGCTCCAGACGTCACCTATGACATCCAGGTCGGCAGTGCGGAACACGAGTTCGCTGCCGAGGGTTTCGTCGTCCACAACTGCATGGGCAAGTACCACCCGCACGGCGACGTTGCGATCTACGACGCCATGGTGCGGCTGGCCCAGGACTTCTCCTTGAACGTGCCGCTGGTCGACGGGCACGGAAACTTCGGTTCCCCAGACGATGGACCGGCAGCGAGCCGTTATACCGAGGCACGGATGTCCAACGAGGCGATGCTGCTGGTCGGCGAGCTCGGCGAGGACACCGTCGACTTCCGCCCGAACTACGACGGCTCGCTCGAAGAACCGTCGGTGCTGCCTGCCGCGTACCCGAACCTGCTGGTCAACGGCACGTCCGGGATCGCGGTCGGGATGGCGACGAACATGATCCCGCACAACCTGGGCGAGGTCATCGGCGCCGCGCGGTGGCTGATCAACCATCCGACCGCCACGCTCGACAAGCTGATGGAATACGTCCCGGGGCCCGATCTGCCCACCGGTGGCAGCCTGCTGGGACTGGACGAGGTCCGCAAGGCGTACGAAACCGGCCGAGGCGTGGTCCGGATGCGCGCGAACGTCGAAACCGGCCCGTTGGAAGGCAGCCGCGGCCGACAGGCGATCACGGTGACCGAACTGCCCTACGGGGTCGGCCCGGAGAAGGTGATCGAGAAGATCACCGACGAGGTCAACAAATCCAAGCGGCTCACCGGCATCGCGGACGTCAAGGACCTCACCGACCGGGAGAACGGCACCCGGCTGGTCATCGAGTGCAAGGTGGGCGTCAACCCGCAGGCGCTGCTGGCGGACCTGTACCGGCTGACCCCGCTGGAGCAGTCGTTCGGCATCAACAACTTGGTGCTGGTCGACGGGCAGCCGCAGACGCTGGGCCTCAAGGCGCTGCTGGAGGTCTTCCTGCGGCACCGCTACGAGGTCGTCACCCGGCGCACCCGGTACCGCCGCCGCAAGCGCGAGGAACGGCTGCACCTGGTCGACGGTCTGCTGATCGCACTGCTGAACATCGACAAGGTCATCCGGCTGATCCGCGAAAGCGAGAACGCGGCCGCCGCGAAGGACGGCCTGATGACGAAGTTCAAGCTGTCCGAAATCCAGGCGACCTACATCCTCGACACGCCGCTGCGCCGCCTGACGAAGTACGACCGGCTGGAGCTGGAGAGCGAGCAGGAAAAGCTGCGCGCGGAGATCGCCGAGCTGACCACGATTCTCGAGGACGAGTCGGTGCTGAAGAAGCTGGTGTCGACGGAGCTGGCGAAGATCGCCAAGGACTTCCCGACCGAGCGGCGCACCCGCCTCATCGACGGCGATCTGAAGGAAGTGCTGGCCGCGTCGAAGCCGTCCGGCCCGCTGGAGGTCACGGACGACCCGTGCCAGGTGATCCTGTCCGCCACCGGTTTGGTGGCCCGCACCGCGGCCGAGTCCGAGGAGTCCTCGGAAGTGCGCCGCCGCAACGGCCGCGTCAAACACGACGCCGTGTCGGCGGTCGTGCACACCACCGCACGCGGCCAGGTTCTGCTGGTCACCAGCCGGGGCCGGGCCTTCAAGACGGATGTGCTCCCGTTGCCGGTGCTGCCCGACCAAGCCGGCACCGTGTCGCTGCGCGGCGGCATGGCCGCGAAAGAGCTGGTACCGCTGGAAAAGGGCGAGACTGTCGTAGGCATCGCCCCGCTGGGCGAGCAGGCCGCCGGGTCCCCCGGGTTGGCGATCGGCACCCGGATGGGCGTGGTGAAGATCTGCGCGCCGGACTGGCCGGTGCGGTCGGACGAGTTCGAGATCATCGCGCTGAAACCGGGCGACGAGGTCATCGGCGCGACCTGGCTGACCGACGGCAACGAGTCGCTGGCTTTCGTTTCGTCGGATTCGTCGATGCTCCGCTACGCGGCGAGCCTGGTCCGTCCGCAAGGCATCAAGAGCGGCGGCATGGCAGGCATCAACCTGCTGAAGGACGCGAAGGCAGTGTTCTTCGGCGCGATCCGCACCGACGACGAGGAACACGGCGAACCGATGGTGGTCACGGCGACCGGCCAGAGCGTGAAGGTCACGCCGTTCAGCGAATACCCGGCGAAGGGCCGCGCCACCGGCGGCGTGCGCGCACATCGATTCCTCAAGGGAGAAACGGCAGTCCAGGTCGCCTGGATCGGTCCGCGGCCAGCGGCCTCGGCGCGGAACGGCGACCCGGTGGAACTCCCGGAAGTCGACCTGCGCCGTGACGGTTCCGGCCATGCCCACCCCGGTCCGGACGTAGTAGGACACGTAATCGAACGAGACTGAACCAGATCCGGGAAAGGCTCCTCGCGGGAATCAGATTCCCGCGAGGAGCCCTTCCCGGATTTACCGCGACCTCCGGAGCGGACCCGTCACCGATCCGACCGCAACGAGGCCGGATCGAAGTCGGCCCAATACTGGTCCTCGTCTTCCTCAGGCACAGAAGCCACCGGCGGAGGAGCAGCCGGAAACCGCCGCTCCCCCAGTCGCTCCGCCCGCAACCGCTGGAACTCCTCCACCGTCATGCCCGGGTCGTCGTCCACTGCCCGGGCCGGCGCCGGCACGCCCGACATCTCCTCCACCAGCCTCGCCGCGTCCTCGCCCAGCAGCAGCCCCACCCGGTTGAAGCAATCCTGCGCGGCCTCTGTCATCGCCACCCGTACGACGTCGAGCACGAGCGCCGACACCCTGCCCGGATCCGCGTCGGCCAGTCCAGGCGCGAGCCACAGCCGCTTCAACGAGCCCAAGGCGTCCACGGTCACCTCGACCGACCTGTCCAGCGCATGGGCCGACCCGCGAGCCTGCGCCATCAGCTCGGAAACCCGCGAAACCGCCTCCGAGCGTTCCCGGGCCTGCGCGATGATCTCCGAAGTCTTCACGGCATCTCCGGCTCGTCGTCGTAGTAGTCCGGATCGTCTTCCGCCAGCGCGACGTAGCCGAGCGAAGTCAGCTGCTCGGGCGAAAGCACCGGAGAAAGCACCGAATGCACCCGGTCCCCGGCCCGCCGTTCCGCGCGTCGCGACAACTGGACGATCTGTGCTGCCAGCGATTCCGTACCGCCGCGCAGCGCGGCGCGCGTCACGGTCAGCCCGGTCAGCAGTCCGCCCGGCGCGACCTCCACCGACACTCCGCCGGCCTCGGCCTTGCCGACCACCGGGCCGGACCGGGCGAACCGGGCGTCCGCCTCGGCACCTGCCCGGGCGGCCTGCTCTCGCACCCGGGCGACCGCGAGGTCCACGTCAATCTCCGCCACCACTCACCCCGTCGGCCGGTAGAACCCGATGAACTGCTGCCCGATGTTGGTCGTGCGGATCTTGCTGATCTGCACCGGATCCCCGGCCTCGACCATCTGCCCGTCGCCGATCACCATCGCGACGTGGCCCGACCACACCACCAGGTCCCCGGGCAGCAGCTGGTCGATCGAGGGCACCTCGGCCCCGACGGTCTGCTGCTTGGCGGTGCGCGGCAGCTGCAGCCCGGCCTCCTGGTACGAGGTCATGGTCAGCCCGCTGCAGTCCAGCCCCTTGTCCCGGGCCGTGCCGCCCCACACGTACGGCAGGCCCAGCTGCGACAGCGCAGCGCGGACCGCCTTGGCGGCCGTCTCGTTCGGCGCCATCACCGTCTTCCCGCCGGGCAGGTTGATCCCGACTCCGCTGCCCGGCTGCGGCGGCACCGCGACCGGCAGCCGCGGCTTCCCGGCGAACCCGCCGCCTCCGCCGCCGCCGCCGCTGTCGCCACCTCCCCCGCCGCCTCCGTGGCTGATGTGCGCGCCGTTGCTGTTGAACGACTGCGGCACCGTCGACGCGCTGCTGGCCGTGGTCGAATCCGGCGAACCGCCGAGCTGCTGCCCGAGCGACGTCAGCTTTCCCAGCGTTTCCTCGGTGAAGTCCGCGGCCTGTCCGGTCAGCTGCCCGATCTTCTGCTGCAGCTGCAGCAGGATCTGCCGGGACGCGGCCGCCCGGCTTTCCGGCGGCTGGATCCCGTTGACGGCGGAAAGCGCCTTCATCGACGACGCGATCTCCCGGATGATCTGATCCCGGACCTGATCGTTGCGGATCTCCCCGAGATGCAGCGTTTCCGCCGCCTCCGCGACCGCCTTCTCGATCTCGGCGCTCTCGTCGAGCAGGTCCTGGACTTGCTTCTCCAGTCCCTTCGACGTTTCGACCGCGCGGTCGGTCGTCGCCCCGGAACTGGCACTGGCCAGATTCGACCGCTGGCTGCCTGCCGTCGCGTGCACGTTCCCGACGGATTTCTGCAGTGCCGCATGGCCGTCGCGGGCACCGCTGATGGCGGCCGGGTCGTGCTTGAGCTTGGCGGCGAACTGGTTCGTGGTATCCAACCCGTTGCGCACCAAGTGGTCGACCGGAGCGCTCACCCGAGCCTGCGCAAGGCGTCGCCGTGTTCCTGTTCGACGGCCGCGTAGTTGCCCTGAGTGCGTCGTGCGGCCTCGCCGACCTGGTGCCAGCCGCCGCCGAGCGCGTGCATGCGCTCCTGCAGCGCTCGCATCCGTGCTCCGTAGGCGCCGGCGAACCCGGACTCGTCGCCGATCGCGGCGAACCCGTCGCCCGCCAACGTCACGTGCGGGCCGACGTGTGCCTTCGCCGCGGCGCGCACCTCGTCGCCAAGTGGATCGACCTGTCGCGCGTAGCTCTCGTACGCGCCTTCGTCGACATGAAAACCGGACACAACCCGTCCCTCCCCTGGACCGTGAAGCCCAGATTAGCGGACGGGTTGTGCCCGGACAGGCGAATTGCCCGGATCAGGTGCCGCTCAGCACCTTCGTCAGCCAGTCGCCGGAAGCCGGGATGGCCTTGCCGTTGACCGCGACGGTGGGAGTGCCGAAGCCGACCTGGCCGTTGCCGAAGTCTTGCGCGAGGTTCGGGTCCTTCTCGGTCGCCGCGAAGGCGGTGTGCAGCTGCTGGTTGTAGGTGCCCGCGTTGACGGTCTGCGCGAACTTCGGGTCGGTGATGCCGAGCTTCTGGCCGAGCTGGATCAGCTGGGCCTTGTCGTAGCCCCGGCTGCCTTCGGCCGGC
This sequence is a window from Amycolatopsis benzoatilytica AK 16/65. Protein-coding genes within it:
- a CDS encoding DNA gyrase/topoisomerase IV subunit B; its protein translation is MTAETLYGADDLTHLEGLEAVRKRPGMYIGSTDSRGINHLFSEVVDNSTDEGVAGHASRIVVTLHADGSVQVDDDGRGIPTGVHAKSGLSGVELVLTRLHAGGKFGGSGYKTSGGLHGVGASAVNALSHRFDVTVKQDGKVHQMSFAHGVPGVFDGPGPKAKFTRRSGLSLTGKMKRGERSGTSIRYWYDARYFETGAALDVEGVRTKLRNTAFLVPGVTYVLRTTFEDTINEETFHYPNGLADMVDFLAPSSEKPVCGTLMITGEGTYKENAADANGVMQSNVERHAEVEVALRWGTGYERTVECFTNTIRNMHGGTHRRGFDRAVTRALQDVIGKTRGLLKAKEDPPTTEDMLEGMTAVIHVRLPEPQFTSQTKDELSTAGITRVIQGIVDKQVRAWTEDRKTKSEAKIVLQKVVDAARVRLTQKQQKDAARRKTALEGAAMPPKLVDCRTTGVSRSELFLVEGDSALGSARMARVSEYQALLPLRGKILNVQKASLGDTLKNAEIASIVQVLGAGTGRTFDLSTMRYGRVILMADADVDGSHIRTLLITLFAKYMRPVIEDGRLYAAMPPLHKITTKGRGSETVFTFTQREMEQKVAELHAAGKTVVTPVPRFKGLGEMDADELWETTMNPATRSVRRITLDDVEAAELALELLMGEKVEPRRNWLVESSDRVDRDAIDV
- a CDS encoding DNA topoisomerase (ATP-hydrolyzing), whose translation is MARRSKTPVTRVDPSAFDSPGAQVFDNPLKTEIEDSYLDYAYSVIHSRALPDARDGLKPVHRRILFSMNENGYRPTHAYVKSSRVVGDCFVRGALVSTPDGLRPIESIEVGDEVLDSLGNAVPVAEVYENPPAELVRVTWSNGHTMTVTPGQRFRTVADDSTLTWTAARDLTSRLTVAYGSQRRESMPLGGDRYPYLLGLIAAEGFAVDRNRPADGRVRIHMCDLEPLDAVYDWANANGVQATRGVRAAAKPEWRDQHTLTFARHDGLLAAGRPLSDQKHVPAQVLADRSAWAPFLAGLFDGDGYVRKERREIVYVSTSERLVRQVYSMLADLGVHGHHWSNPKQDGHKTLLGLSVSGSDAAVLARFLRPWTTIGYKKDSLEKLAEIAYEYGGKQGNDRLPNKAVMAEFSAAHLGGGWFRDTEGTAFRASLSPVTGAQVRYGKDQHGTALADRSFPLSRAHQDGWIEKLRRIGSPLADRLDALNGFSFLEVVAVEPVAPDVTYDIQVGSAEHEFAAEGFVVHNCMGKYHPHGDVAIYDAMVRLAQDFSLNVPLVDGHGNFGSPDDGPAASRYTEARMSNEAMLLVGELGEDTVDFRPNYDGSLEEPSVLPAAYPNLLVNGTSGIAVGMATNMIPHNLGEVIGAARWLINHPTATLDKLMEYVPGPDLPTGGSLLGLDEVRKAYETGRGVVRMRANVETGPLEGSRGRQAITVTELPYGVGPEKVIEKITDEVNKSKRLTGIADVKDLTDRENGTRLVIECKVGVNPQALLADLYRLTPLEQSFGINNLVLVDGQPQTLGLKALLEVFLRHRYEVVTRRTRYRRRKREERLHLVDGLLIALLNIDKVIRLIRESENAAAAKDGLMTKFKLSEIQATYILDTPLRRLTKYDRLELESEQEKLRAEIAELTTILEDESVLKKLVSTELAKIAKDFPTERRTRLIDGDLKEVLAASKPSGPLEVTDDPCQVILSATGLVARTAAESEESSEVRRRNGRVKHDAVSAVVHTTARGQVLLVTSRGRAFKTDVLPLPVLPDQAGTVSLRGGMAAKELVPLEKGETVVGIAPLGEQAAGSPGLAIGTRMGVVKICAPDWPVRSDEFEIIALKPGDEVIGATWLTDGNESLAFVSSDSSMLRYAASLVRPQGIKSGGMAGINLLKDAKAVFFGAIRTDDEEHGEPMVVTATGQSVKVTPFSEYPAKGRATGGVRAHRFLKGETAVQVAWIGPRPAASARNGDPVELPEVDLRRDGSGHAHPGPDVVGHVIERD
- a CDS encoding YbaB/EbfC family nucleoid-associated protein, giving the protein MKTSEIIAQARERSEAVSRVSELMAQARGSAHALDRSVEVTVDALGSLKRLWLAPGLADADPGRVSALVLDVVRVAMTEAAQDCFNRVGLLLGEDAARLVEEMSGVPAPARAVDDDPGMTVEEFQRLRAERLGERRFPAAPPPVASVPEEDEDQYWADFDPASLRSDR
- a CDS encoding C40 family peptidase, producing the protein MSAPVDHLVRNGLDTTNQFAAKLKHDPAAISGARDGHAALQKSVGNVHATAGSQRSNLASASSGATTDRAVETSKGLEKQVQDLLDESAEIEKAVAEAAETLHLGEIRNDQVRDQIIREIASSMKALSAVNGIQPPESRAAASRQILLQLQQKIGQLTGQAADFTEETLGKLTSLGQQLGGSPDSTTASSASTVPQSFNSNGAHISHGGGGGGGDSGGGGGGGGFAGKPRLPVAVPPQPGSGVGINLPGGKTVMAPNETAAKAVRAALSQLGLPYVWGGTARDKGLDCSGLTMTSYQEAGLQLPRTAKQQTVGAEVPSIDQLLPGDLVVWSGHVAMVIGDGQMVEAGDPVQISKIRTTNIGQQFIGFYRPTG